Proteins from a genomic interval of Stomatohabitans albus:
- a CDS encoding sugar-binding transcriptional regulator — translation MASDTTMIEVATRYWLHNETMQAIARDMGVSRSTISRMLSEARDLGVVQVKVRQPAVSSPMDRELSDRFGVNARVVHLPANASANQRLRRVTQVAGDLLVNILTPDDVVGIAWGTTIVNVSEQLNAHPIPGLTLVQINGAVNTRNSGIPWVGDLLTNMATKMDARIVYFPVPAFFDNPKTKELMWQERSVKAVLEVQSKMTVALFSVGVLSGPTISHVYANGYLDEKDMLALRQQGVVGDVCTVMLREDGTYEDIPINQGATGYTPAQLAEVPRRICVVSGPTKAAPLLGALRAGVATDLVIDWDTAKALLSRANR, via the coding sequence ATGGCATCTGACACGACCATGATCGAGGTTGCTACCCGGTACTGGCTGCATAACGAAACGATGCAGGCCATCGCAAGAGATATGGGTGTTTCGCGCTCAACGATTTCCAGAATGTTGAGTGAAGCAAGAGATCTTGGTGTGGTTCAGGTCAAGGTGCGCCAACCTGCCGTAAGCAGCCCCATGGACAGAGAGCTATCCGATCGGTTCGGCGTGAACGCCAGGGTCGTGCATCTCCCGGCCAATGCATCGGCCAATCAGCGGTTACGCCGCGTGACCCAAGTGGCCGGCGATCTCTTAGTCAATATCTTGACCCCTGACGATGTGGTAGGTATCGCGTGGGGTACAACGATCGTCAATGTCTCTGAACAACTCAATGCCCATCCCATTCCTGGGTTAACGCTGGTGCAGATCAATGGGGCAGTTAACACTCGCAACAGTGGGATTCCTTGGGTTGGTGACCTCCTCACCAATATGGCAACCAAAATGGACGCTCGGATTGTGTATTTCCCGGTACCGGCGTTCTTTGATAATCCCAAGACCAAAGAACTGATGTGGCAAGAACGTTCTGTTAAGGCTGTTCTTGAAGTGCAATCTAAAATGACGGTTGCCCTGTTTAGCGTAGGCGTCTTGAGTGGCCCAACCATTAGTCATGTCTATGCCAATGGCTACTTAGACGAAAAGGACATGCTTGCGTTACGCCAACAAGGTGTTGTGGGTGATGTGTGTACGGTGATGCTGCGTGAAGATGGAACCTATGAGGATATTCCCATTAACCAAGGCGCCACGGGATACACACCTGCACAACTTGCGGAGGTGCCTCGCCGTATCTGTGTCGTGTCTGGACCTACCAAGGCTGCTCCCCTGTTAGGGGCGTTGCGTGCTGGTGTAGCAACAGATCTTGTGATTGATTGGGATACCGCAAAAGCGTTGCTGAGTCGCGCCAACCGCTAG